One Candidatus Poribacteria bacterium DNA segment encodes these proteins:
- a CDS encoding DUF5069 domain-containing protein: MGLDWKPRHRDMLIGGYWWLARVTDKARAKLNGTIGEYIYP, encoded by the coding sequence ATGGGACTCGATTGGAAACCACGTCATCGGGATATGCTTATTGGCGGATACTGGTGGTTGGCGCGGGTTACGGATAAGGCGCGCGCTAAATTGAACGGTACTATCGGTGAGTACATCTACCCGTGA